The stretch of DNA GGGAATCCCGGGCAATTTGCCCGAGTGTGTGAGTCTCCTCCGTGACAATTGTGGGCAATTCAGCATCCAATTTCTGACTCAAATCCTCCGTTTCCGTATCATCATCCCCACTGCCCACCTCAAATTTCACCTTTGTCGCCTGCGCTATGGCTTCCTGCAGGAGATCCACATTGGACGCCGTGATTGTGTGTTCTGGAGAGATATTCTCCTTCATCTCCTGCTTCAGCGCCACTGGGATGCAATCAGCAGCAAGGACATCCACTTCCACCGCACACACATTCTCCGGACTTACATTTGCCTGGAGCACAGTGGTGGGTTGCGCATCAACGGGTGTTATGTCCTCCGAAGAAGTTTCCTTCCTCCCAGCACCCGTAACACGAGCCAATAACTCTCCAATGGGACTATCGTGCCTCTGATGCGTCCCCGTGGCATTCTCCTGACCCTCAATGTCCAACTTCTTGTCCATCTTCTGCGCAATGAGTGCAACGGGATTCTGAAAGATCTGCAAAATTGGCGCCAATGTCCGCGAAGTCTTCCGGACGCGCCTCTCGGGGCTCTTTGTGCACACCTGCGGTGCCCTCAGTTGTTCCTTCGTAACCAATTGAACACTACTCGTGAGGGTACTCTCATTGCTGCTCATTGAGCAAAAAGATTCCTGCTGTGTGGAATCCGACAGGGATTCCTGACTCGATAGGCTCCCCTTGAGCTTCTCCCCGAACACAACAACCGGTTCACTTCCCAACATATCTAAACTATCCGTGGAACTTAACGAGGTATTGAGATCGTGCACCCGATCAAAGGAATCCGCACTGCCAATGGAGGAATTATCATCGGTGGTTGTGAGTAGGCGACTAACCTCCATATCAGGGCTATCAATCACCTCAATCTTCGTCATCTCCACCCTCTCGGGCACAGCAATCTTCTCCACAATAATGGGCGTTGTGGCAACAATGGGTACTTGGGTGACGGGCGGCGTGACGGGCTTTTGTTCTTTAATGGTAGTCACACGAAAGCGTGAACTGGTGAAGGAGTTAGTTGGTGAACTGCTCGTGGAGGATGGTGGTGTTAGTGGGGAGGCACCTTCGATGACGCGTGACACTTGAAAACGGCTTCGGGACGGACTTGGCACTGGTGATGCACTTGGGGATGGATTGGGACTTGGCAATGGTGATCTGAGGCGCCCACCACTTTTTCTACACGTATCCAGCAGTTGCCTCTCTGACTTCCCACCCGCACACATGAGATCCAGCGGAGAGCGCGTTGAGCACGTGAGAGAGATCTTCCGCGATGGGAGAAAAGCACTCCGGGCACGTTTTGCCGTTGGCTTTATCGGATCACGCGGCTCCAGGGGTTGCTCATTGCGCCTACACTGCGCCCGGATGCTTGTCAACAAGCGCGAATATTCCGTCGTATCTGTCCCCGAGTCCtacaaagaaaacaaaaaaaaacaagagaagagaaaaaaatgagagatagATCTTCCGGATGtacactaccctcaaaaagtttccgagCAAGACTAAAAtttgggtatttttgaaggcaaatttcataACCGATTTTCCATTTGCCTATATCTAAgtccctattatagctagaggtctgaaattttagtatgttgtaggggccatcaacacctttccaacgatacctcattttcgaaaatcgatcaagccgtttagtcaatatggccgccacaatttttcatcgaaaatcgactataactcgaaaacggcttgaccgattttaatcagctcaagcgcaaatgaaaggttttgtAAAACCCTACAAAAGTCTAGAACATTgtaacttcgagaaatgaccgcgagagacgctaaagtcaaaattttcgaactcgaatatttcgaaaatgccattatcgatttacttcacattttaatatgttatagctgaggttaagacctttccaacgatagctcaaaatcaaaaatctatggagtcgttcccgagatatggcgttttaaagatttcttgagggatgacttttcaattttttcggactttgcgcgtatttaaatgaatttgcgttatagtttgctctcacaaaattggtacactgaaagaaacacagctctcgtaagcttggtcagcttactaGTATATTTGAATCCGGgtttgttcaaatcggtcaaccacagACTGAGCTATAGccaaaagtgtattttttttcactatggttCACTAGAATGGCTGTCACAACCGAACCGCTTGttcgatttttaaaaatttgtcagATTTGGACAGGGGATTAAATTATCTTTCCAACAATACTACATtcgtcaaaatcggtgcactagcggccgagatgcaagagatcaaagtcaaaatttgtgaaatcgtgaaaaaaaaaaacttttgcctaagtttaccaaaatggctgccaagagataacggcttgaccgatttccaaaaatttaccagttttagaaaagtgagaaatgtATCTtttcaaaactaataaatttttgaaaatcggttcaGCAAAACCAGAGATATAgacacttgaaatttgcctttaAAAATACCCAATTtctgcttgcccggaaacttttcgcTGGTAGTGTACACATGATTGAATGCAATGTGGGGTATACATATCGTTTCAGTGTATTGTCCAAATCCAACCGCGTCAGGGACTTGTTGACCTTGAGGGCATCATTTAGCGATGTAATCCCCGGAATTTGTATGTTGTTATCACGCAAATCCACCCGCTGAAGCACCCCATTGGGCCCCGTGGCTAAAACTTCCCCGAGCGTCTTTGCAGCCACACAGGTGAGATGGGAGCTTTGTAGTCCCAAATTCGTGAGACTTgtgtttgtaattaaattcgCTTTGATGCTCGTTACGAAATCATTACTCAGGATATTCTTGCCAATGTTGAGAATCTCCAGCGTTGTCGTGGCCTTTAGGACATCCGAAACGGGTGCTGCGGATTTCTTTGTAATGCGATTATTCCACAAAACAAGCACCTGAAGTCCCGATGGGGCTGTTATCGGTGGTGGCTCCACGGTGCCCATTGTTTGACGCTCAAGCGTTCCATTCTTGGAGAATTTACTCTCAGCCAATTTAATTGAGCTCTTGGAGTCATTTGACTCAACGGACGTCTCACTATTGAGACTCTCCGAACTGAGGGAGCGCTCCGGGATTATTTGACGTGTTGCCGGAACATCAAAGACACAATCATACGATGGAGAATTTTCCGGAAACTCCATACTACTATCAAGTGATTGGGACACCGTGAACGATGCTGGGCTATCGGGCGTCATATCGGAGGAACATTTGGGGGATTTTTGTGTGCGCTCATAATCTAAATTGGCTTCCGTTGGCACACTTCCCTCCTTTATTGTCGTCTCATTGGAGTTCGTGAATGAAAGCATCTCGTTAATTGTCGCCTCGGCGCATAGTTCTGGCGGCAATGTGTTCCCCGATGCGGTCTGGGTCACATCACCTGCAACAGTTTCTTTCACGGGATTCCTATTTATATCAATCAAGCTCGACGTACACAACTCATTAACTGATTTATCGCTCTCGATGAGTGCTCTATCGCCGGCATCTCGAGCTGAATTATTATTTGGACACTGGGGCTCCTCTACCGCTGCATGCACTACCACCACTTCCGGGGGCTTCGGTGCATCATCCACCTTCTCAATAATCTTCAATTCAATCTCCTCCATTGCCTTCCCATCGGATGTTGCCTCTTTAACATGTTCTGCATCAACTAATACTGGACTTTGTACATTCTTTTCATCCTCCGACGTCTTATCATCACTCTCTCCCTCCGTAAATTCCTTTTCTGTTGTGTTATCTAAGGTATTGGGAATTATTCCACTTGGCTGTTTGCCTcctaaaaaatatgttaaataaataaattaataaggaCTAAGACTAAACCTTTCCAGCAAAGtctgaatgaataaaattaattttccttttgactttttggaataaatttcCCTTGAaagtataatttaattaaaaaaaaaagaatttatttcctaTTCCTGACTTTTAATAAATGGAGTTTTTATGATTCGTATAaaggaaatcaaaatattcgttttTAGTCATAAAAAAGAGGCTCTGATTGAGAACGCAGAGCCTAGAAATTAGTAAGTTCTAGCttgaaaagtagtaaattcaaattcaaacaaGTAGTTAATTCAAGACTAAAACAAGTTGTTTGGTTCTTAGTAATAAAGAAGTTCTGCTTAAGATCACAAAGCGAAagagtagtaaattcaaacttaaaaaatttacttgctTCCTAATAATAAAAGAACTCAGATTAGGAACGTAAAGCCTAAAAATTAGcctgaaaagtagtaaattcaagtataaaaaagtagttaattcaagcctaaaacaTTTTGTTTCGTTATTAGTAATAAAGAGTGAAATTCACTTAATCAGACAAACTtgagattccttaagaaagacttaagttttcttaagattctttaagatttctgAAGAATgccttaagttttcataatatttcttaaaattatttaagaaaaacttaaaattttttaagttttcaagTAATTAAGTTAATAGTTAGATTATTAAGTTTTCGtaagcgaaacttaagatatctttagtcaggctgaatcgggctaaatgaacatttttcgatgattttttcagATCGCTTTCGGACATaggaatttgtaaaaatcataaaaatatgcaatttgctcgacttaagaaaacttaaaaatctttctgagaaatttttggttttttcttaaagaaacttaagaaaacttaagacattcttaagaaaaattaaagaatctttaaaaaaaaaattaagaacaaaTGTTTTAGGCTTGAAATAACTACTTTTAGTAGGTAGTAAATTAAAGCCGAACACTGTTATTCAGTTTAAATTATCTGGAagggaaatattcggattatttgccAATTATTCAGatgatttactaaaaaaaaatgaaattattcgacAGGTAAACAGGTAAACACCCTTTGGAAAAACGCGGAAATTTTCCCGTTTGGTGATTCTTTTTGCCCAGCTGATTTTCTTGGCACACGAATTTTCTCCGATccatcaaagaattttatttttgaaagctttaagaatattttttttctttatctaatCCATCACAAATGtctcaaaattttcctcacattgAATTTGGAAcatttctcacaaattaattttttttttttttagaaaaaaaaaaagaattcttaccTTGAACATCTAAATTGTTATTATTCCGCATCCCTTCGTATATGGTCACAAGCTTCCCATCGAGTCTTGCGGCATCGTCACTCTTTTCACACGTCGCAGGTGTCTCAGTTGTAGGCTGTGGAGGTTTCTCAACGACAACTGCGGCTTCTGGGGCAGGTGTCGGCGGAGCTACGGGTCTCACAACAGGCGGCAGTGCTTTTTTGGGTTCAAACTTCTGCATTGCCGCACTGTCGGTGGTGGCTTTTTCCGATGTTCCCGGATTGGTGGCATTGCGGAAGAACTGACTCTGCTTTATGAGTGCCTCAGCAATGTGGCATACACCATTGTCCTCAATGGAATTGTTACTAATGTCCAAGAATTGCAGGTAGAAATTTGCTTTGAGCAAATTCCCAATTGTATACGCATCGTAGCAATTGAGGTCGTTGTGGGCCAGCCACAGCTCCTTAAGCACCATATTCTTCTTCAGGGCGGAACACAGGGAGGACAGGGGTCGACCCGTGAGACCGCAGTGCTCGAGCTTCAGCGTATGAATGGCTGAGGACATGAGAGCTTTGCCGAGATTCGAAGCATTCGAGTCGGAAATTGTGGTGCCACTTGTAAGGAGAATGTTGAGGGCTTGACTCTTCTTTATCATTGCCGCACACGCCTGCCAGCCACGATGGGAGATGGCTCTATTCTCAGAGATATCCAACTCCGTGGCCGCCTCGTAGAATTCAATCATGTCAAACATTGCAGACGCCGAACTATCATCCAGGTCACATGACGTCAAGTCGATTAATTTGTATTGAATCTGCAATTGAGAgtgggttttttttcaatgcatgCTACTTGCACACACAACCATTTGCACGTGTGGCCGCCGCAACATTAATtggaaatcaaattaaaataaaaaaagaatatattatTAGCACCGATGGCATAATCGCGACAACTAAATGTCTCGCAAAAGGAAGGGTTCTCTTCACtgtatcattaaaaatataaagaaaagaaggtGTGTCAAGATCAggatttattcaataaaattgattttagaaaattctattttaagaCTCTCCCCGCTTGTTGTTTGtttccttttgcattttcgcctgtatttccacacaaatggaggaataaatttttaaagaagtgTAGTTGAAAAGCAATTGATTTAAAGCTGCGGGTAGATGTTTATCTTCTCTCTTATCAACCCACCTCCACACTTCATCCcattaatgttttttcttcttcccaatattttccaccaagaGTACTACACAGCAaaacaattgaattgaaatatttgtatcAAGTATCGGTATGTCGGAAACAGCTACAGCAATATTAGCGCACTGTTAAACTAATAACaattatttctctctttatattcaattttagcgattccagataaaaaaaattatacagaaacttttcctcttcaaacccttttttctgaatttataattttatatatttttttatcaaaaaattttcaatcattcttatgtttatttattttttttaaattaaaatatagaagaaccgaaagctttttgaaaaaaaaggaataatctTTAAGAAAGACCAATAAAATGGAACAGAAACGTCTCAATTACTACaaaaggattaattttaataaattagtcTGATAAGATCGCTTTAAACTATATccaaaaatctgtttttttttttcttctaattgtCACTTTTAGGTAGAGTTTTAAATGTCCCTAGTACTAAAATTTACATCGATCTTTCGTTAGGCAatgaaagatataaaaaaaaaatattttcaattcttttttattttaaaaaattcaagtcGGTTTTTGTTTGTAAGTTTCGTGTTTTTCACGAACTTTTTTAGCAAAAAGgatcggcttgaatttaacaacttgagcctgacttaagaaataaaGTTAAGCCGTTTATTAAGTCAGGCCTTATTTTCTTAGGCCAAACCTTAGTTCCtttaggtcagacttttaagacGTATCAGGCTCAGTTCAGTTCAGCTCAGTCTTGAAAGACttgaagaagtttattctactttagaaaaactcagatctgacttaagacgattttcccttcttcctaaattacagagtttattcaatttccgatttttttagttttgtgATACTGCCGaatataaaagcaaaaaaaaaattaaaatcgtgTGACCCGGAGAAATTCAGCCTAAGCCCGCAGCCCGGAGATCATACCCCGAAACCCGAAGTCTCCGGGTGAAACCCATTAGAGGTGGTAACCATACTTTTAGCTTCATTTAGGGGCTAGTTGTAGCAGCCCCCTAGGTAAAAATTAACGAGCATATTTGGCTAGAAATTTGACTAGTTCGGTACTAAATCAATAACAAGCTTTTTCtgttttaaaattgtatttttgaatcatttttgtCCCTCTTCCTAATATTTTAGACAGAAGTAGATAAATACAAAACAACGTAGCTTAGAACATTCTAACTTAAAATCCAGGGGTATAGGTACTAATCTGTTATAGGActtgatttgaattttggtttaatttgaaaaaaaaaaacgaaagtgtattaaaaatctacttgatatttattttaaaaagttcgacgtttattttgaattctaaGAAGCTTTGACATATAGTTCTAAGCTTTGTAcatagaataaaatcaatcaagAAAGATTACCCATTGACTAAATTAAAGAGATTAATGATTGATTTAGAAgttttcctgattttctttctacaGTAGTGTAACAAGTAGCCTCTTTTTCCCCTATAGGGggaaatggggcaaaatgttagaaaatcaagaccacacatctccaatatcacagtaaatattatttcgtaattgttctaatttagtcaaaaggtaccttttataactctaactaagcctataaagttttataataattgatctaatattttgggatttatttaaaaaacaaaattttcgattttcaaagttactttgacctttcatttcaatatcgtattttggcgtatttctgtgtaatttttttgatctaaatgcattttttgatagagtaactattgctgaacacgaatttagtctaaattttccgaaaaaattttccgggttttcccgtataacactgatagtaaaaagtaccccttggggcaaaatgttagaaaccgTTTTTAAGGCTGTTAactattttttagtttatttattttatttttttccagtcGGCACACTTAATACTTATAATTTAGTATGTTATATTACTCTCTAttactaatataaaattatttaaaaaataaaaagtgcaatttcatagatttttcattttttttattttttgtattttttttttattaaaaaaaatttctaattgttacacaaataccttattatcaattgcttttatagtgtctagatcaaataaattcataaaattgaaatttaaggccaaaaaacgcaaactaacattttgccccatgatttttggaacaggcaaatgtgcaagggtttggaaaatggcctgaaaatgcattttcccgttgagatagagaaaaatcgtctgagacaaaattgtagcccggaaaatttcctataagatagtagtcatgagaaaactcaaatattttcaggaaaatcaggaaaatgtttctcccaaaaaactaacaaattgccccatgtcCCCCTATGTTGTAATCTTTTGATTATGTGATTTACTGTTTTATGAGCTTCTGTCTCGAGGGAGATAACCACCAAAAAGAACAACATTGTTCGatgactcaattttttttttcgtcttacGTAGAGGAGAATTTAGTAACAATGATGATAtcact from Lutzomyia longipalpis isolate SR_M1_2022 chromosome 1, ASM2433408v1 encodes:
- the LOC129786405 gene encoding mucin-5AC translates to MDDQKVTESANMSGEGAESDSSQQEEGVFASDDNRREEITGKNNGHRQRRQWAKARQAGTALDPRHMPSNRRVSFPKHDSELVTGYLEPANPWAISKPNLSAKELIEIYRKSCSKHDVEPLMVVVKHLEGMDFQNMPPRGNSLILRDSKLTPASCEALEEILKRIQYKLIDLTSCDLDDSSASAMFDMIEFYEAATELDISENRAISHRGWQACAAMIKKSQALNILLTSGTTISDSNASNLGKALMSSAIHTLKLEHCGLTGRPLSSLCSALKKNMVLKELWLAHNDLNCYDAYTIGNLLKANFYLQFLDISNNSIEDNGVCHIAEALIKQSQFFRNATNPGTSEKATTDSAAMQKFEPKKALPPVVRPVAPPTPAPEAAVVVEKPPQPTTETPATCEKSDDAARLDGKLVTIYEGMRNNNNLDVQGGKQPSGIIPNTLDNTTEKEFTEGESDDKTSEDEKNVQSPVLVDAEHVKEATSDGKAMEEIELKIIEKVDDAPKPPEVVVVHAAVEEPQCPNNNSARDAGDRALIESDKSVNELCTSSLIDINRNPVKETVAGDVTQTASGNTLPPELCAEATINEMLSFTNSNETTIKEGSVPTEANLDYERTQKSPKCSSDMTPDSPASFTVSQSLDSSMEFPENSPSYDCVFDVPATRQIIPERSLSSESLNSETSVESNDSKSSIKLAESKFSKNGTLERQTMGTVEPPPITAPSGLQVLVLWNNRITKKSAAPVSDVLKATTTLEILNIGKNILSNDFVTSIKANLITNTSLTNLGLQSSHLTCVAAKTLGEVLATGPNGVLQRVDLRDNNIQIPGITSLNDALKVNKSLTRLDLDNTLKRYDSGTDTTEYSRLLTSIRAQCRRNEQPLEPRDPIKPTAKRARSAFLPSRKISLTCSTRSPLDLMCAGGKSERQLLDTCRKSGGRLRSPLPSPNPSPSASPVPSPSRSRFQVSRVIEGASPLTPPSSTSSSPTNSFTSSRFRVTTIKEQKPVTPPVTQVPIVATTPIIVEKIAVPERVEMTKIEVIDSPDMEVSRLLTTTDDNSSIGSADSFDRVHDLNTSLSSTDSLDMLGSEPVVVFGEKLKGSLSSQESLSDSTQQESFCSMSSNESTLTSSVQLVTKEQLRAPQVCTKSPERRVRKTSRTLAPILQIFQNPVALIAQKMDKKLDIEGQENATGTHQRHDSPIGELLARVTGAGRKETSSEDITPVDAQPTTVLQANVSPENVCAVEVDVLAADCIPVALKQEMKENISPEHTITASNVDLLQEAIAQATKVKFEVGSGDDDTETEDLSQKLDAELPTIVTEETHTLGQIARDSLSILNRHDEAPPPAPPPSLVPSVTPIVQQNEK